A single Agromyces sp. CF514 DNA region contains:
- a CDS encoding response regulator transcription factor, with amino-acid sequence MTIRVLIADDQELVRTGLRMILDAQPDIEVVGEAVDGGEAVAMARDLRPDVCLFDIRMPVADGIAATRELAGPGVVDPMPVVVITTFDLDEYVYAALRAGARGFLLKNAGAVLLREAVHAAARGDALIDPNVTVRLIEAFAGSEPEPRATPSTPLTEREHEVAAAVARGLGNSEIGRELHISLSTVKTHIASAMAKIGARNRVELAIWATEARRGTVER; translated from the coding sequence GTGACGATCCGCGTGCTCATCGCCGACGATCAGGAGCTGGTGCGCACGGGCCTGCGCATGATCCTCGACGCGCAACCCGACATCGAGGTCGTCGGCGAGGCGGTCGACGGCGGTGAGGCCGTCGCGATGGCCCGCGACCTGCGGCCCGACGTGTGCCTCTTCGACATCCGGATGCCGGTGGCCGACGGCATCGCCGCCACGCGCGAGCTCGCGGGCCCGGGCGTCGTCGACCCGATGCCCGTCGTCGTGATCACGACGTTCGACCTCGACGAGTACGTCTACGCGGCGCTGCGGGCCGGGGCGCGCGGGTTCCTGCTGAAGAACGCCGGAGCCGTGCTGCTGCGCGAGGCCGTGCACGCAGCGGCACGCGGCGACGCGCTCATTGACCCGAACGTGACCGTACGCCTCATCGAGGCGTTCGCCGGCAGCGAGCCCGAACCGCGGGCGACGCCGTCGACGCCCCTCACCGAACGCGAGCACGAGGTCGCCGCGGCGGTCGCGCGCGGCCTCGGCAACTCCGAGATCGGCAGGGAGTTGCACATCTCGCTCAGCACCGTCAAGACCCACATCGCGAGCGCGATGGCCAAGATCGGCGCACGCAACCGCGTCGAGCTCGCGATCTGGGCGACCGAGGCTCGGCGCGGCACGGTGGAGCGCTAG